CCATAACTTCAGATACAAACCTAGCCATTGTATCCTCAGCTACCATAATGATGATTCCTTGCAGCCATATTAGCAACCTGAGCCTGCAACTGAGCAGCTCTAACTTTAGCAGCCATAGCTCGGTGAAAGAACTGCTCCCTCGACAACACCCTGACACTCCTCATGTACTGATCAAACGGTACAGCTCCAACCTGAACACCTTTATCCAACGCATAAAGTGTATCTTCAATAGCCAAATCAGCAGCAGTAGACTCAAGCATCTGTTTAGAAAGCACATCCACACACTCAAAAGCATCCTCAACATTCTCCAAACTCATCTTCTTCCCTTGATTATCCCTCAACCAACCCTCCAAAACATCAGTATTCATCAAAACCATCTGAAGCTGCTGTTCCAAACCCTCCATCTCCTCTTGCATTTCCTTCACACCCTTATTCAAAACCTCCTCACGCTGCTTCAAAACCCCTTGCAAACTAAACAAACCCTCCATTTCAGCTTCCCTCGTCTTCCTCAAATTCGTAACATCATTATGCACCATCTCCACAAGCTTATTAATAGCATTCCTTTTGAAAACCTCAGTTGGATCCTCAGTATGAGCAGGCCGCACAGGCGAAGGCGAATAAGGCGAAGGAGGGTAATTATTATTCCTAGCAGGATGAACATACCCAGATGAAGAAACAGCTGCAAAATTAGAACTTTGATTGATATTTGGATTAGGATGATGATTATGATGAGGATTAACAATAGGGTTttgattaggattaggattaGGATTAGGGTTATTATTACTAGGTCTACGTTGGGAATAAAGAGGAGGATCACGACCAAAAATAACACTCAAAGATAAAACAAGATCAACCAAAGTAGCACTAGGGTAAACCCAATTATGCAAATAAGGAACAGAAACTAAACCAGAAGGATTAACATGAGGATGAGGGCGTTTGATAATCATGTCTCTGGTAGGGTTAACATAAACACAAGGTGGATGACGAGGGTAAGATTCCATGAGCCAAATAACAACGGGGATATTGTATGTGACGGATTGGTATGTCATCGGAATAGTTCCGTCGGCTTGGAGGAGATTAACGGTGCGGCCGTCGTTGTGAGTGAAAGTGGCGGTTTTGGGTTCAAGAGAAGGGAAAGCTGTGATGAGAGTGAGAAGATGTTGACGGATAAGCCATTTAGTGTCTTCTGCGTATGGTACTGCTGATGGACCGCGTTGTGAGAGAACGGAGCTTAGGAATTGTTGGATTTCTTCTGGATTCGGCGATTGGATCgccggtggtggtggtggtgccATGGTTGATTGTTAGGGTTTGGTGTGATTGAAAATTGAGAGAATTGAGAATCGGAAGAAGGAATGATTTttgggaagaagaagatgaattaGGTGAAGTGAAGGAGACGGTGCTTTTGCCTTAACTTAACCACCTGGGTTACGCCTACGCGTAAGTCATTCCACGGTACTTTTGCACTTTCACTTTCATGTAAGTGATGAGAAAAAAACCGattaaaatgaatgaatattcaCACCAATTTAAATcaggacaaaaaatatattataattattaactaaccttgtgtaaaaaaaaaaaattaccgtaTTAACTAACCttcatattataaataatattcttCACGAGAATATTTAAATGTTAATCTAACAGTGGCTATGCGTATCCACCCGTGCAATATTGTAGCTACCGCGTTAAGTATCCCGTCTGGTGAGTACGTTTGCAAGAATGAAACTCAAAGAAATTGATGGGGGCCGCATAAGCGGTGGAGCATGTGGTTTAATTCGATGCAAAGCGAAGAACCTTACCATGGCTTGACATGCCGTGAATCCTCTTGAAAGACAGGAGTGCCTTCGGGAACGCGGACACAGGTGGTGCATTGCTGTTGTCAACTCGTGCCGTGAGGTGTTGGGTTAAGTCCCACAAAGAGCGCAACCTGTTTTATATATctagaaaaacaaaattcatttatcCTTGTATCCCAtgaaaagttattttaaaaataaatctaaTCTAATAAACTTAAAACAACTCTTTACAATACTTGATGACGTATCGTCACACTCTAATAATCCATGCTTATTTGAGGAACATTAGACTTATTTTAGagtttttaagcaataaatcaaGAGAAAATCGGCTCGGAAACAAGATTACTTGATACACAAGAAAGCAGGAAAATATGCAGGAAAAATCTCATttgaactacgctgggggcgtaccCCATCACGCGCCACGTGATGAGGGTCTCAGAGAGCCCAagttttcactctgatcacgcgcgacGTGATgcctatcacgcgcggcgtgaagctttgatcAAGAaaggattgctctctgactagtgccacgcgcggcgtagcattgatcacgcgctgcgtgatggAAGGAAAAtgaactacgccgggggcgtgggacgttacacgcgcggcgtaggaTGAAGAtcagcaaccacgcgcggcgtgatggatctgacgcgcggcgtggttgcaattCCTATATAAGAAAACTTGATTTTCTGCACCTGGGTTCGAATTTTTCTGCACTGGTTCATATTTTCTGAGATTTTGAGCAAGAACGAAGGCCTGGTCCTGGAACGAAGGGTACAGATGCAACATCTTCAACACAATGGAGTCAAGAACCATGAAGTTGAAGATAGAGGCTGATCAGATCAAGATGAGGAGCTAGATTCTTCAtcgaggtaggatctaggatagcttagaaTGTAGTGTGTTGTTGTGTAATCTAATGTATCCGTGAAATTACTCTTGTAATAGTATTCACTTAATGCAAATctatgtttaatgctttatgatTCTTGATCAGTTTTATAATGAATTTAGATTTAAatcacgtatgagaatattgatttaatttccGAATTGATTGCATTAAgcacttgagtgtttccggtcgagagattgaaacatagagtgtagcgaacgatcaacgcgttttcaaatacttcGTAGTCGGTAGCTTACATCCGAGAGATCGGAGGAATATCGACAACGGATAGGGTgaattttgacaagagattgcgattcaccatattgttgatctagttgtgaatacTTGAGTGATTTCATATGATATGTTAGATTGCATGCGATAAACTATAgtctaggtgattccgatgattctacctcactTTCATATCATTGAATTAAGCACATTTTCTTACCATCAAACTACTCAACTAAACTCCCAAATATGTTTGTTAATTTCAATTATGTTCATAGACACAATTCCCTTGTATAATCGCGCAATCCCTGTAGATCGATATTCTTTTATTACTTCGACTATatttgtacacttgcaaattgGTAGTCAATACTCATACTTAAATATTCAACCACGACCTTACCACTCCTTGCTAGATGAAAGAATTGTGACATTTGCAATAATGGTTCGATTCTCAATCAAACCACACTCATGTTTCCCCTTCAAAAATTGTTCCAAAGAGTTTCCAATTGAGTGCATAGCCTAACCCATGTTCATAagacaaatattatttatagtaGGCAAATGCTGAATATTGAAACCACCTATATACTTTGAGAGAGTCATCACATCCCACTTAACACCATATCCAATTCCCTCGTATATCTTGTGTGTCCCTAGACAAAAATACATTCAAATGGTATGGTGTCACTTtagttagtttttattttattttttctgtataCAATTACATAATAATCTAATTCGaagatatttatttgtttaaagTCTCATCTTACTCAACAAAATTCTCCAAAAATACTGAATTTTCAAATATGTGAATTAAAACTCATAGAACACATTAAACTCtcaaaaagaaagggaaaaatgTATGAAAGGTCTAAAGTAAATAAAAGAGACTATATTTTACGAGTCAAGTGAAATAAAAAAGGTCTCAAGCATGTTTCACCCAACAGTCAAGAACACATACTTCAGCTTAACAATTCACACATACTTGGAAGGAATATCAAATGAAACGCGACCACCCCTCACATCACTCGAAAAGCAACAAAATGTCACTACAAAATTACTCACCCATAAGCCATGTTGGGAGGATCGTCTCCGGTCAAAATTATCTCCAGTTAAATTTGGACcattgattcttttttttttttttgcaagctGGTAAGAACAACAAAAACATTTGTATGGTGAGATTGGTACTGGAATCCCTCCGGTGAAATTCTCACGGGAGAGGATCCAGGCTCAAGCCATGTCTCTCTATAATGCATGAGAGCGGTTTCCAAAGACCACACATCGCCATTAAAAAAGGTACCCCAATGATTAaactaataattaaataatttttcaacatcgGTAAGAACTTTATTTAATACtctctccatcccaaaatataagacccCATCGACCATTACACGTatgccaaaacataattttaattacgaatatctttaattgtgtataagtaaaaattataaaaatttgatattttgaaaatacacatcgaaacaaataaaacaagatcttatatgataatatttatatttatattccataGTGGATCCTTTTTATTCCATAGTGGAAGGCGAAACATTGACACTATTACATGCTATGAAAGAGGCTGTCCATCGTGGATTTGAGCGaattcaatttgaaagtgactcaaagcTGTTGATTGATGTTATCCATTCGAGAAGACGGGGCAATTcgaaatttagtttaattgttaacgacattattcttcttatgtcatcctcttatgtaaactttgaggttaagtttgttaggagacaagcaaatttagttgctcatactcttgctagggcggccaatgtttgggctagtttccatagatttgagattattcctttatgtattgaacatttattagttaatgatatgaattaagtttgcttggttcaaaaaaaaaattatttatatttatatacttttaaaaaaatacggtcaaaacaagagatataaatagtgcatttagtcaaagtgGTTAGTACATTTAGTCAAAGTGGTTCTTATAAAATGAAACGGAGGTACTAATTCTAAGGAAGATGATCAATTGTGAAAATCTGTATAAGAGTTTAAAAGTCTTTAAAACCAAATTTATAATCTAAGCTCCGCTTATAATCCATCAATATCTAAAGGAGTACAAAAATCATCATATCAACCCCGAATTGGCGATTGAGGACTGAGGAGCAACCGTTCCAGACTATGCCGAGACTCATTCAAAGCGGATCATTAATACAAAAGTATTACGGTGTCTGCGACACATACAAGGAAATCTTGTTTAATCACCGTGCTTTAATTATTATCAAACAGTTATATGCGAATCACGTTGAGATCTATACAATCTTCCAACTACCCACATTaaaaccaatgttttaagaaccggaccggagatTGAACCGGTGAGACTTTCGGTTCATGGTTCAACCGATTCAATCGGTTGGACCGTTATTGAACCGATTGAACcggataattaataaataaataaatattttttttaagtatataagagtatttttgaaaaagaaagcaTATGAGTGAAAATTGTATCACAGCCCAATACATTGAGCCCAATATATTGAATACTCTTAGAGCCCAaacttttcaatatatataatactcATAAACATATTGTAAGCTTATTCTAACCCTAATTTCAAACAACACAGCCGCACAACTTTTCTCCTTAGTGAATATATGCCAAACTTTTTATTCTTGCTTACTTCCTTCTTTCTATTTCTTTTCacaattttcttcttccttcctTAGATATTccttgtattattttattttgtttcttctcAATCTCATCCTTGCCTTTCCAATATTATCAATTATGTCACAAAATTTCTTCTTATTTAATTCATCATCGCCGCCTCAATATCAAGCACAACAACATAATCTGCACAGCAAAACAAAGCTCGTGCAAAAATAGCTTCATTGACGGTCGAATATGCAATCAAATATCAATTACTAGTAGACAATTGAATCTCATCTTCATCTTTACTATTACAAGATCTAGGATTACAAATGCAAATATctgtataataaaaataaaaaacagtttgttttttttaactgATGTTAGAGAACtggaaaattaaaaatcaatgcTTTTTAAGTTTCACGTGtttcaatgtttttttaaaaaataattcagttttttttttaaaacaaagagAAAACCAGCCGGTTTTCCCGGTTtaccggttcaccggttttccCGGTTCTCACCGGTTTataccggttcacaccggtttttTCCCGATTCTACTGACTAGCGGTTCTGGCTAGTCGTCCGGACCGCTGAGGGCACCGGTTCACGGgcgaaccggtcggaccggccggtccggtccggttttaaAAACAttgattaaaacaaaaaatatatgaaatttctAATCACTAATGTGAATTTTCTCAAAGGTatattgacaaaaataaaaaattaaaacagaaaTATGTCAGTTTggtttaataaataaataaataaataaataaataagattttgtTACATAAGATCCCAAAAACTAGAGccgtcaaaatgggctagcacGAATGagccggcccgccaagcccgatttttttcccgggctcggaccttgaaaatcctagcccgaattattttcgggctttttagcccggcccgataaagttcgattaaaatatgggcccTAATGGGCACCGGACGGCTCGCAAGCccgaataaattataataaaataaaattaaaaataaatataaataatttattttgccgccctacgagtttctcaaatatcatccactacttaagtagcggacggtttttttcctcaaatttttcatttttactatttaagtagcggatgagtaaaaatagggcatccgagaaactcgtaggtatcgtaggtagcggatgagtaaaaatatggcgcGTGAAAAACTCGTAAGTAGTGGATGAGTAACAATAGGGCGCACAAgcaagtcgtaggtagcggatgagtaaaaatacgacgcgtgagaaactcgtaagtagcggatgagtaaaaatagggcgcgagaaactcgtaggtagtggatgagtaaaaatatgccgcgtgagaaactcgtaagtagtgGATGAGTAACAATAGGGCGCACGAgcaagtcgtaggtagcggatgagtaaaaatacgacgcgtgagaaactcgtaagtagcggatgagtaaaaatagggcgcgagaaactcgtaggtagcggatgagtaaaaataggccgcgcgagaaactcgtaggcaGCAGAtgagtagagctgtcaaaaagggtcgggctatcgggccggcccattagccctatCCTTTTACACGGGCCGGGCTTCATAAAAAGGGGCCCGAGCCTTATCGTGCCGGACCTTATCTATaattttggtcctatttttatgcataaattcatatatatattttttttatttttgttgttttattgttattatttgtgttttgttcctatctataatctgttttattcctatttttaagcatatcataattttatatttttttttgtgtaattacaacgaaagatataaaacttggaatatggttattttaagtCTATCacctttttattgtatttattttatattctttctatatttttgtttttttttttacttaaattacaatggatgaatgaaatatataaaacttggaattttttttttgtagtaatattaataatatgacaaaaaatttattggattagaatgagattatttgttagagatttgtttgtttgtttgatgaagataaagaggaagatattgttgtttgggagattatgtgagaaaatatagcgATACacgaattaccttcttgaagatttagttaagaaatataacataaatttagtagaatatgtttttttttttcaaaaaaaaaatattatgaaaattagtgggccggcccatcggGCCATGTACGCTTTTGCTTATCTGGCCGGGCTAAGCAGGTCGGGCCATGAAGTTAACGGGCCGGGCTGGACCGACCCCTTTATTTGATCGGGCCCCTCAAGGTCGGGCCAGGCCGGACCGGGCCggcccctttgacagctctacagatgagtaaaaatagggcgcgcgagaaacatGTAAATAGCGGATTAGTACAAATTGGGCACGCGAGAATTATTGATCATATTAATAATGTTGAGTTCGAtcactaaaagtaaaataaaaaatttaaaaataaactgtCCGAAAGCCCGATAACCCGTACCGGGACTGACTCATACAGTAATTTTGATAGCCCATTTTTTACCCGGACTTTTTAGCCCGACATGACGAAACCCGAAGCCCAACGGGTCGGCCCCGAAATGTGTCGGGACGCcctttgatgttttctctccccaccccccgtgtttcttttatccccctgagtttccaattttgcccttgaaaaaacttcggttcgcagaaaccgaagtttttttttgccttgaaaataaatttcggtttctaaaaaccaaaatttactctgaatttgcactagaaaaaattcggtttctgcgaaccgaatttttcacaagggcaaaattgaaatattgggggtataaaagaaacacggccccccgaagagaaaacatcacgCCCTTTTTGACAACTCTACCCAAAACCAATATACCTGAGGTGTTGTTGGGGCAGTAGCGAATGAATTCCGATGAAGTTACACCAACTCCGCCGCGCACCCCTCTCCCTCTCACCCTCACAATCAAACCATTTTCTTCAAAGAAACTTTTGCACTTCCAAATTCAACGACAATGACGAAAACGACACTCGTTTCATCTCACTCATTTCCGACATTGTTCGAGGAAATCTAAGTTGGAAAATAGCATTCAACGACCCTTCAATTTCATCCACATTGAAACCCCATCATGTAGAACGCGTCTTAATCAAAACCTTACATGATTCCAAGTTAGCTTTAAGATTCTTCAACTTTCTCGGTTTACACAAAAACATGAACCATTCAACAActtcatttgcaatattagtTCATGCCCTTGTTGAAAATAATCTTTTTTGGCCTGCTAATTCGCTTTTGCATACTCTTATTCTTCGTGGGTCTGACCCAAGATTTGTTTTTGACAAGTTTTTAGAATCTCATAAGCAATGTAAGTTTTCTTCTACTTTgggttttgattttttggttcAGAGTTACTTGCAAAACACAAGAGTTTTTAATGCTGGGATTGTTGTAAAACTTATGCTTGCTAATTCCTTGTTGCCTGAGGTTAGAACATTGAGTACACTGTTGAATGGTTTGTTGAGAATTAGAAAATTTATATTGGTTTGGGAAATTTTTGATGAGTCTGTCAATGCTGGTTTTAAACCTGATCCTTATACTTGTTCTGCGGTGATTCGGAGTTTGTGTGAGTTGAAAGATTTTTTTAGAGCTAAGGAAAAGATTATGTGGATGGAATCTAATAGGTTTGATTTGAATATTGTGACTTACAATGTCTTGATTCACGGTC
This portion of the Trifolium pratense cultivar HEN17-A07 linkage group LG3, ARS_RC_1.1, whole genome shotgun sequence genome encodes:
- the LOC123913680 gene encoding protein ELC-like, translating into MAPPPPPAIQSPNPEEIQQFLSSVLSQRGPSAVPYAEDTKWLIRQHLLTLITAFPSLEPKTATFTHNDGRTVNLLQADGTIPMTYQSVTYNIPVVIWLMESYPRHPPCVYVNPTRDMIIKRPHPHVNPSGLVSVPYLHNWVYPSATLVDLVLSLSVIFGRDPPLYSQRRPSNNNPNPNPNPNQNPIVNPHHNHHPNPNINQSSNFAAVSSSGYVHPARNNNYPPSPYSPSPVRPAHTEDPTEVFKRNAINKLVEMVHNDVTNLRKTREAEMEGLFSLQGVLKQREEVLNKGVKEMQEEMEGLEQQLQMVLMNTDVLEGWLRDNQGKKMSLENVEDAFECVDVLSKQMLESTAADLAIEDTLYALDKGVQVGAVPFDQYMRSVRVLSREQFFHRAMAAKVRAAQLQAQVANMAARNHHYGS